A stretch of the Pseudomonadota bacterium genome encodes the following:
- a CDS encoding CHAT domain-containing protein — translation MFSRALDLATLTGSVDAQSRARMGEAFAWMREAQERSGAARADALRVARTSGMQAWMLARTLGRQDEADALSILMQIFTARGERNAAIIAGTMAVDAYTQIGRDLSGVAPRLQQQYVQARGDTFRRLARLLIDEGRLLEAEHVLVMLKAEEYTRFLRGGGHASPALSSASTPDITRCIALADRAATLARTCEDMRARGFRSPEEKKQYLSLRDELAAANEAVLRFFDEQRGASKNTADITDLEKSTSAIMSDLGELGPDVVALYPLVLDDSVSIIMVTPQARIARRYQPPPGKPFHRADLRAQVAGLREALQNPSLDPRPRARALYDIIVGPVAEDLRRYHAKTIMWFVDGELRYVPIGALFDGHHYLVESYRMETATLASLPRLKDVPRPRWRGLGLGVSRAHAVTVDGGERDDFPALPFVRDELRIIGESAQARDGALFDGRVLLDEGFTADALREALLPDAEGGFSLVHIASHFQFLPGDVSRSYLLLGDGRPLPLSWFNRRGEQIFRGVDLLTLSACNTATGAMSADGV, via the coding sequence TTGTTCTCTCGCGCGCTCGACCTGGCCACCCTGACCGGCTCGGTCGACGCGCAATCACGCGCCCGAATGGGCGAGGCCTTTGCATGGATGCGTGAGGCGCAAGAGCGCAGTGGAGCCGCGCGCGCAGACGCCCTTCGCGTCGCCCGCACCTCGGGCATGCAGGCCTGGATGCTCGCGCGGACCCTCGGCCGCCAGGACGAGGCCGACGCCCTCTCCATCCTGATGCAGATCTTCACCGCGCGAGGAGAGCGCAATGCGGCCATCATCGCGGGCACCATGGCGGTCGACGCCTACACCCAGATCGGTCGAGACCTCAGCGGGGTTGCGCCCCGGCTTCAGCAGCAGTACGTGCAGGCGCGCGGCGATACGTTCCGCCGCCTGGCCCGCCTGCTCATCGACGAAGGACGGCTGCTCGAGGCCGAGCACGTGCTGGTCATGCTCAAGGCGGAGGAATACACACGCTTCCTGCGTGGAGGGGGACACGCATCTCCCGCGCTCAGCAGCGCGAGCACCCCCGACATCACGCGCTGCATCGCACTGGCCGACCGCGCGGCGACCCTGGCGCGAACGTGCGAAGACATGCGGGCGCGCGGCTTCCGCTCGCCCGAGGAGAAGAAGCAGTACCTGAGCCTGCGCGACGAGCTGGCCGCGGCGAACGAGGCCGTGCTCCGCTTCTTCGACGAGCAGCGTGGCGCTTCGAAGAATACCGCGGACATCACCGATCTGGAGAAGTCGACAAGCGCCATCATGTCAGATCTGGGCGAGCTGGGCCCCGATGTGGTCGCCCTCTATCCCCTGGTGCTCGACGACAGCGTCAGCATCATCATGGTGACCCCACAGGCGCGCATCGCCCGCCGCTACCAGCCTCCCCCCGGCAAGCCCTTCCATCGCGCCGACCTGCGCGCGCAGGTTGCCGGCCTGCGCGAGGCACTGCAGAATCCGAGCCTCGATCCCCGCCCCAGGGCGCGGGCGCTCTACGACATCATCGTGGGTCCTGTCGCCGAAGATCTTCGTCGCTATCACGCCAAGACAATCATGTGGTTCGTCGACGGCGAGCTTCGGTATGTGCCCATTGGGGCGCTGTTCGATGGCCACCACTATCTCGTCGAGTCGTACCGGATGGAGACAGCCACCCTGGCGAGCCTGCCTCGGCTGAAGGACGTTCCCCGCCCGCGCTGGCGCGGTCTGGGGCTCGGCGTCTCTCGCGCACACGCGGTGACCGTCGACGGGGGAGAGCGCGACGATTTTCCCGCGCTGCCCTTCGTGCGCGATGAGCTGCGCATCATCGGCGAGAGCGCCCAGGCGCGAGACGGCGCCCTGTTCGATGGCCGCGTCCTGCTCGACGAGGGCTTCACCGCCGACGCCCTGCGAGAAGCCCTGCTGCCGGACGCCGAGGGCGGGTTCTCGCTCGTGCACATCGCAAGCCACTTCCAGTTCCTGCCCGGTGACGTCTCGCGCTCCTATCTGCTGCTGGGAGATGGGCGGCCGCTGCCCCTGTCGTGGTTCAACCGCCGCGGCGAGCAGATCTTCCGCGGCGTCGACCTGCTGACGTTGTCGGCGTGCAACACTGCCACCGGCGCAATGTCGGCCGACGGGGT